A genomic window from Bombus pyrosoma isolate SC7728 linkage group LG8, ASM1482585v1, whole genome shotgun sequence includes:
- the LOC122570411 gene encoding uncharacterized protein LOC122570411 produces MKCGVSYEAWTFFQSLLIIKVVLGVEKHWLPNLEWETAENWIGERVPELDSYVTFPLDMRHAVGIGKSIDLRLSGIDLPRSGSLVLPRNGRLQLSEAGKSPKKISQWSRSGHLFWADPQNWGGSSIAAPHLEQVPCRQDNIVLPRKNQTFSVLLPMKNIEVQSVRMMDEKQPYRAWQWADMVHSREFEKGIFTVKYVGYSCKECPCQDDPNGYYLEEICAIERPKCGFTPCEYPIWVEGHCCRYCGGRLSLTNKIPLPLVQLLTDDALRRYAESIAWHVRPTWNGAIEVLIKKKLDYSEIDILEATYRAKRLLQSMEVEVLSTEVTGPAVRDNRMAITLVPFLGMPMIVLLLLFLVFLYFGYSYRHFLLGFSEIFSSIRDGIRVDKTQGSKPFGFARFENSAESNVQIASVVNEPNLEDNEAEGNDPSSGGRFENPLYRSRRKGRKEDEEVLNMEAPLSLSTLKRKVDDQIEEADLDTDQ; encoded by the exons ATGAAATGTGGAGTTTCTTACGAAGCTTGGACATTTTTCCAATCTTTGTTAATCATAAAAGTAGTTCTCGGTGTCGAGAAGCATTGGCTTCCAAATTTAGAATGGGAAACGGCTGAAAATTGGATTGGGGAACGAGTACCGGAATTAGACAGTTACGTGACATTTCCTTTGGATATGAGACACGCAGTGGGAattggaaaatcgatcgatttaagGCTGTCTGGAATCGATTTACCTAGATCTGGATCTTTGGTCTTGCCCAGGAATGGAAGATTACAG TTGAGTGAAGCAGGAAAATCACCAAAGAAAATCAGCCAGTGGTCAAGGTCGGGTCACCTATTCTGGGCTGACCCTCAAAATTGGGGCGGAAGTTCAATAGCAGCGCCGCATCTCGAGCAAGTACCATGTCGCCAAGATAATATCGTACTTCCCAGAAAGAATCAAACCTTCAGCGTACTTTTGCCGATGAAGAATATCGAAGTGCAATCGGTGAGAATGATGGACGAAAAGCAACCGTATAGAGCGTGGCAATGGGCAGACATGGTTCACAGTAGAGAGTTCGAGAAAGGAATATTCACAGTAAA ATACGTGGGCTATAGTTGCAAGGAGTGTCCCTGCCAAGACGATCCAAATGGCTACTATCTCGAAGAAATTTGTGCCATTGAAAGACCAAAGTGTGGATTCACGCCTTGTGAATATCCCATATGG GTGGAAGGTCACTGCTGTCGATACTGTGGCGGTCGATTGTctttaacaaacaaaatacCTCTACCATTGGTTCAACTATTAACAGACGACGCTTTAAGAAGATACGCTGAAAGCATCGCTTGGCACGTAAGACCTACCTGGAACGGAGCTATCGAAGTTTTGATAAAGAAGAAGCTCGACTATTCGGAAATCGATATCTTGGAAGCTACATATCGCGCAAAGAGATTGTTGCAAA GTATGGAAGTCGAAGTTCTCTCAACAGAAGTAACTGGCCCTGCCGTGCGAGATAATCGTATGGCTATTACATTGGTTCCCTTTTTGGGAATGCCAATGATCgtccttcttcttctgttcCTCGTCTTTTTATACTTTGGCTACTCTTACAGGCA TTTCCTGCTAGGCTTCTCGGAGATCTTTTCTTCGATAAGGGATGGAATTCGAGTGGACAAAACGCAGGGTAGCAAACCATTCGGTTTTGCTCGATTTGAAAATAGCGCGGAGAGCAACGTTCAAATTGCCAGCGTCGTCAACGAACCAAATCTTGAAGATAACGAAGCTGAGGGAAACGATCCTTCTTCCGGTGGAAGATTCGAAAATCCTCTGTACAGATCGAGAAGAAAAGGGCGCAAGGAGGATGAGGAGGTTTTAAATATGGAAGCTCCCCTCAGTTTATCGACCCTTAAGCGTAAAGTGGATGATCAAATTGAGGAAGCGGATCTTGACACCGAtcaataa
- the LOC122570415 gene encoding allatostatins, with protein MKIRTGLLTSSVAFLYLIGIVEKPVLAMEEAPPYSMNLHDYNTMLNPMEFDDSVPEKRAYTYVSEYKRLPVYNFGIGKRWIDTNDNKRGRDYSFGLGKRRQYSFGLGKRNDNSDYPVRLNMDYLPVDNLAYHSQENLDDILEAKRSRPYSFGLGKRAAHPNNGQPTGPKRPNDLMSQRYHFGLGKRMPEDEEDSPQ; from the exons ATGAAGATTAGGACAGGTTTGTTAACGTCGAGCGTAGCTTTCCTTTATTTGATCGGGATCGTGGAAAAACCAGTTTTGGCGATGGAAGAAGCACCGCCTTATTCGATGAACCTTCATGATTATAACACTATGTTGAATCCTATGGAATTTGACGACTCTGTGCCTGAGAAAAGAGCTTATACTTACGTTTCCGAATATAAGAGGCTACCAGTATACAACTTTGGTATTGGGAAACGTTGGATAGACACGAACGATAACAAG AGAGGACGCGACTACTCGTTCGGTCTTGGTAAACGCAGGCAATACAGTTTCGGTTTagggaaacgaaacgataacTCAGACTACCCTGTCAGATTAAACATGGATTACCTCCCCGTGGATAATCTCGCTTATCATTCGCAAGAGAATTTGGACGATATTTTAGAGGCGAAACGTAGCAGGCCCTATAGTTTCGGATTGGGTAAGAGGGCGGCTCATCCGAACAACGGACAGCCGACAGGACCAAAGAGACCAAACGATTTGATGAGCCAGAGATATCACTTTGGCCTTGGCAAGAGGATGCCCGAAGACGAGGAGGATTCGCCGCAATAG
- the LOC122570413 gene encoding cyclic AMP-responsive element-binding protein 3-like protein 2 isoform X3, whose translation MGAKEEEWGNALNVRDKSSLGVVLRDRLMTDAALGGPRPIKSEHNYSLLASSPPPSPATPGANPHTPNSGSSADRVGASLSTTSSSIDSTNLDHHKSLDIRSRIDDMEEECFPAISMNTASGRDELPSSSSTSSTSTIILKRRNNVVPEDVECTEIKGEPISAPSSPSESCQTSITDDKNTITMVFPQTLHFSKNHMSQTSDSEEDDEEYYQGMEVEEYNGEASDEKQADLRASRQGLPPTPPSSASSDSEGTASASCSPERRDSQSSAHAQNLRGLLTPRLYITNGTHTTRQPIHTPLISCQPKGSTGVLTLTEEEKRTLIAEGYPVPTKLPLTKQEEKSLKKVRRKIKNKISAQESRRKKKEYMDGLERRVTMLTNENSSYRDRLTALEDTNRELLKELQRLQALLQLQNS comes from the exons ATGGGagcgaaagaggaagaatGGGGCAACGCATTAAACGTGCGAGATAAATCCTCGCTGGGAGTTGTGTTAAGGGATCGTTTGATGACGGATGCCGCCCTCGGAGGTCCACGACCGATCAAGTCCGAGCACAATTATAGTTTGTTGGCGTCGAGTCCTCCTCCAAGCCCCGCGACACCCGGTGCCAACCCCCATACACCTAATTCCGGATCGTCCGCCGATAGGGTTGGCGCTTCTCTCTCCACCACTAGTTCCTCCATCGATTCTACTAATCTGGATCATCATAAATCGTTGGACATTCGAAGCAGAATCGATG ATATGGAGGAGGAGTGTTTCCCAGCGATCTCAATGAATACCGCGTCGGGACGCGACGAGCTGCCTTCGTCGTCGTCCACGTCGTCTACCTCAACGATTATCctaaagagaagaaacaatgTAGTACCTGAAGACGTGGAGTGTACAGAGATCAAAGGTGAACCGATCAGCGCGCCTAGCAGTCCTTCGGAGTCTTGTCAAACGTCGATAACCGACGATAAAAACACGATAACCATGGTGTTTCCTCAGACTCTTCATTTTTCGAAGAACCATATGTCGCAGACCAGCGACAGCGAGGAGGATGACGAGGAATATTATCAG GGTATGGAGGTAGAAGAGTACAACGGGGAGGCGAGCGATGAGAAACAGGCGGATCTACGCGCGTCCAGGCAAGGCCTACCGCCAACGCCGCCGAGCAGCGCCAGCTCCGACAGCGAGGGCACCGCTTCCGCTTCCTGTTCGCCGGAACGCCGAGATTCCCAGAGCTCCGCGCACGCACAGAATCTCAGAGGCCTGCTCACGCCCAGACTTTACATCACAAACGGCACGCACACCACCAGACAGCCGATACACACACCCTTGATTTCCTGTCAACCG AAAGGGTCGACGGGTGTGTTAACGTTGACCGAAGAGGAGAAGCGGACATTGATCGCGGAGGGATATCCAGTGCCTACGAAACTGCCTCTGACGAAACAAGAAGAGAAGTCTCTGAAGAAAGTCCGTAGGAAAATCAAGAACAAG ATATCAGCCCAGGAGTCGCgacggaagaaaaaggagTACATGGATGGCCTAGAAAGACGCGTGACAATGCTCACGAACGAGAACTCCTCCTACCGGGACCGACTAACAGCGTTAGAAGACACGAATCGCGAATTACTGAAAGAGCTTCAACGTCTCCAGGCACTTCTTCAGCTACAAAACTCGTAG
- the LOC122570413 gene encoding cyclic AMP-responsive element-binding protein 3-like protein 2 isoform X2, translated as MYIRGLGQDVLMGAKEEEWGNALNVRDKSSLGVVLRDRLMTDAALGGPRPIKSEHNYSLLASSPPPSPATPGANPHTPNSGSSADRVGASLSTTSSSIDSTNLDHHKSLDIRSRIDDMEEECFPAISMNTASGRDELPSSSSTSSTSTIILKRRNNVVPEDVECTEIKGEPISAPSSPSESCQTSITDDKNTITMVFPQTLHFSKNHMSQTSDSEEDDEEYYQGMEVEEYNGEASDEKQADLRASRQGLPPTPPSSASSDSEGTASASCSPERRDSQSSAHAQNLRGLLTPRLYITNGTHTTRQPIHTPLISCQPKGSTGVLTLTEEEKRTLIAEGYPVPTKLPLTKQEEKSLKKVRRKIKNKISAQESRRKKKEYMDGLERRVTMLTNENSSYRDRLTALEDTNRELLKELQRLQALLQLQNS; from the exons GGCCTCGGCCAGGATGTTCTCATGGGagcgaaagaggaagaatGGGGCAACGCATTAAACGTGCGAGATAAATCCTCGCTGGGAGTTGTGTTAAGGGATCGTTTGATGACGGATGCCGCCCTCGGAGGTCCACGACCGATCAAGTCCGAGCACAATTATAGTTTGTTGGCGTCGAGTCCTCCTCCAAGCCCCGCGACACCCGGTGCCAACCCCCATACACCTAATTCCGGATCGTCCGCCGATAGGGTTGGCGCTTCTCTCTCCACCACTAGTTCCTCCATCGATTCTACTAATCTGGATCATCATAAATCGTTGGACATTCGAAGCAGAATCGATG ATATGGAGGAGGAGTGTTTCCCAGCGATCTCAATGAATACCGCGTCGGGACGCGACGAGCTGCCTTCGTCGTCGTCCACGTCGTCTACCTCAACGATTATCctaaagagaagaaacaatgTAGTACCTGAAGACGTGGAGTGTACAGAGATCAAAGGTGAACCGATCAGCGCGCCTAGCAGTCCTTCGGAGTCTTGTCAAACGTCGATAACCGACGATAAAAACACGATAACCATGGTGTTTCCTCAGACTCTTCATTTTTCGAAGAACCATATGTCGCAGACCAGCGACAGCGAGGAGGATGACGAGGAATATTATCAG GGTATGGAGGTAGAAGAGTACAACGGGGAGGCGAGCGATGAGAAACAGGCGGATCTACGCGCGTCCAGGCAAGGCCTACCGCCAACGCCGCCGAGCAGCGCCAGCTCCGACAGCGAGGGCACCGCTTCCGCTTCCTGTTCGCCGGAACGCCGAGATTCCCAGAGCTCCGCGCACGCACAGAATCTCAGAGGCCTGCTCACGCCCAGACTTTACATCACAAACGGCACGCACACCACCAGACAGCCGATACACACACCCTTGATTTCCTGTCAACCG AAAGGGTCGACGGGTGTGTTAACGTTGACCGAAGAGGAGAAGCGGACATTGATCGCGGAGGGATATCCAGTGCCTACGAAACTGCCTCTGACGAAACAAGAAGAGAAGTCTCTGAAGAAAGTCCGTAGGAAAATCAAGAACAAG ATATCAGCCCAGGAGTCGCgacggaagaaaaaggagTACATGGATGGCCTAGAAAGACGCGTGACAATGCTCACGAACGAGAACTCCTCCTACCGGGACCGACTAACAGCGTTAGAAGACACGAATCGCGAATTACTGAAAGAGCTTCAACGTCTCCAGGCACTTCTTCAGCTACAAAACTCGTAG
- the LOC122570413 gene encoding cyclic AMP-responsive element-binding protein 3-like protein 2 isoform X1 produces the protein MEFYDVGSSDLRELWESYLSEPGLGQDVLMGAKEEEWGNALNVRDKSSLGVVLRDRLMTDAALGGPRPIKSEHNYSLLASSPPPSPATPGANPHTPNSGSSADRVGASLSTTSSSIDSTNLDHHKSLDIRSRIDDMEEECFPAISMNTASGRDELPSSSSTSSTSTIILKRRNNVVPEDVECTEIKGEPISAPSSPSESCQTSITDDKNTITMVFPQTLHFSKNHMSQTSDSEEDDEEYYQGMEVEEYNGEASDEKQADLRASRQGLPPTPPSSASSDSEGTASASCSPERRDSQSSAHAQNLRGLLTPRLYITNGTHTTRQPIHTPLISCQPKGSTGVLTLTEEEKRTLIAEGYPVPTKLPLTKQEEKSLKKVRRKIKNKISAQESRRKKKEYMDGLERRVTMLTNENSSYRDRLTALEDTNRELLKELQRLQALLQLQNS, from the exons GGCCTCGGCCAGGATGTTCTCATGGGagcgaaagaggaagaatGGGGCAACGCATTAAACGTGCGAGATAAATCCTCGCTGGGAGTTGTGTTAAGGGATCGTTTGATGACGGATGCCGCCCTCGGAGGTCCACGACCGATCAAGTCCGAGCACAATTATAGTTTGTTGGCGTCGAGTCCTCCTCCAAGCCCCGCGACACCCGGTGCCAACCCCCATACACCTAATTCCGGATCGTCCGCCGATAGGGTTGGCGCTTCTCTCTCCACCACTAGTTCCTCCATCGATTCTACTAATCTGGATCATCATAAATCGTTGGACATTCGAAGCAGAATCGATG ATATGGAGGAGGAGTGTTTCCCAGCGATCTCAATGAATACCGCGTCGGGACGCGACGAGCTGCCTTCGTCGTCGTCCACGTCGTCTACCTCAACGATTATCctaaagagaagaaacaatgTAGTACCTGAAGACGTGGAGTGTACAGAGATCAAAGGTGAACCGATCAGCGCGCCTAGCAGTCCTTCGGAGTCTTGTCAAACGTCGATAACCGACGATAAAAACACGATAACCATGGTGTTTCCTCAGACTCTTCATTTTTCGAAGAACCATATGTCGCAGACCAGCGACAGCGAGGAGGATGACGAGGAATATTATCAG GGTATGGAGGTAGAAGAGTACAACGGGGAGGCGAGCGATGAGAAACAGGCGGATCTACGCGCGTCCAGGCAAGGCCTACCGCCAACGCCGCCGAGCAGCGCCAGCTCCGACAGCGAGGGCACCGCTTCCGCTTCCTGTTCGCCGGAACGCCGAGATTCCCAGAGCTCCGCGCACGCACAGAATCTCAGAGGCCTGCTCACGCCCAGACTTTACATCACAAACGGCACGCACACCACCAGACAGCCGATACACACACCCTTGATTTCCTGTCAACCG AAAGGGTCGACGGGTGTGTTAACGTTGACCGAAGAGGAGAAGCGGACATTGATCGCGGAGGGATATCCAGTGCCTACGAAACTGCCTCTGACGAAACAAGAAGAGAAGTCTCTGAAGAAAGTCCGTAGGAAAATCAAGAACAAG ATATCAGCCCAGGAGTCGCgacggaagaaaaaggagTACATGGATGGCCTAGAAAGACGCGTGACAATGCTCACGAACGAGAACTCCTCCTACCGGGACCGACTAACAGCGTTAGAAGACACGAATCGCGAATTACTGAAAGAGCTTCAACGTCTCCAGGCACTTCTTCAGCTACAAAACTCGTAG